The following coding sequences are from one Eucalyptus grandis isolate ANBG69807.140 chromosome 11, ASM1654582v1, whole genome shotgun sequence window:
- the LOC104426723 gene encoding probable indole-3-pyruvate monooxygenase YUCCA10, producing the protein MEQEAAAAVVVGAGPSGLAASACLKTLSIPHIVLEREDCFASLWKKYAYDRLHLHVRKRYCELPHMHFPPDYPEYVPKDQLLRYFDDYVARFGIEPAYRRSVESAVYDEGDGRWRVGARDVGSGEVVEYRCRFLVVATGESSDAFIPEVEGIEGFGGKVIHSTRYRNGKEFENSRVLVVGSGNSGMEIALDLANHSARTSIVVRSPVHVLSRGIANLGMALLKYFSPGTVDSLLVLLSKLVYGDMSKYGLRRPSEGPLLMKTKYGKFPFIDLGTCQKIKSGEIQVLPALKRIEGDVAEFEDGKSHPFDAIVFCTGFKRSTHKWLKGDDYLLNEDGIAKPSFPNQWKGEKGLYCVGLSRGGFPGATSDAQNVADDIKSQL; encoded by the exons ATGGAACAGGAAGCCGCTGCTGCCGTCGTTGTCGGAGCGGGGCCGTCGGGGCTCGCTGCATCGGCGTGCCTCAAGACCCTCTCGATCCCCCACATCGTCCTCGAGCGAGAGGACTGCTTCGCCTCCCTGTGGAAGAAATATGCCTACGACCGCCTCCACCTCCACGTCCGCAAGCGGTACTGCGAGCTCCCCCACATGCATTTCCCCCCGGACTACCCCGAGTACGTGCCCAAGGACCAGCTCCTCCGCTACTTTGACGACTATGTGGCCCGCTTCGGCATAGAGCCGGCCTACAGGAGGTCCGTGGAGTCGGCGGTCTACGATGAGGGGGACGGGAGGTGGAGGGTCGGCGCGAGGGACGTgggctccggcgaggtcgtGGAGTACCGGTGCCGGTTCCTGGTGGTGGCCACCGGCGAGTCGAGCGATGCCTTCATCCCGGAGGTGGAGGGGATCGAGGGTTTCGGCGGGAAGGTGATTCACTCGACCCGGTACAGGAACGGAAAGGAGTTCGAGAACAGCAGGGTTTTGGTGGTCGGGTCGGGGAATTCCGGCATGGAGATCGCGCTGGACCTAGCCAACCACAGCGCAAGGACCTCCATCGTTGTCCGGAGCCCG GTACATGTGCTGTCGAGGGGGATCGCGAATCTGGGCATGGCGCTGCTGAAGTATTTCTCACCTGGCACGGTGGACTCGTTGCTGGTGCTGCTGAGCAAGCTGGTGTACGGGGACATGTCCAAGTACGGGCTGAggaggccgagcgagggtcCTCTCCTCATGAAGACCAAGTATGGCAAATTCCCCTTCATCGACCTCGGCACTTGCCAGAAGATTAAGTCCGGCGAGATTCAG GTCCTGCCGGCGTTGAAAAGGATAGAAGGGGACGTGGCGGAGTTCGAAGACGGCAAGTCCCATCCCTTCGACGCCATCGTCTTCTGCACCGGCTTCAAGCGGTCCACCCACAAATGGCTCAAG GGGGATGATTACCTGCTGAACGAAGATGGGATTGCGAAACCGAGCTTCCCAAATCAATGGAAGGGCGAGAAGGGCTTGTACTGCGTCGGGCTGTCGAGGGGAGGATTCCCCGGAGCTACTTCGGACGCCCAGAACGTTGCGGACGACATCAAATCCCAActttaa